In Blastopirellula marina, the sequence CGGGGAAGTCCGTTAAATCGATCCCCAGCGGCACCAGGTGAAACTTCTCGCGCGGGATACCAAAGTACTCGGCCATGTAATCGGCGTAGTAATGGCTGAAAACGATGAACCCGTCGACATGCTCGACCAACTTGCGAATCTGGGCGAAGCACTGCGATCGATATGGTTCGGGCAGGTCGTCCATGAAGATGTCGTCCCCTTGCAGGGTCACCAGGATCGGGCAATCGACCTTCTCCTTCAGCAGCGGAGCCGTGCCGGCGATCATCATGTTGCTGAAGTTGATGACCTGCGGCCGAAGCTCCTGGGCCACCCACTTCGCCAGACGCTGGGCTTCCTTCCGCTGATTACCGTCTTTCCCCTTCAATACGGATAGAGTCAACGCGCCCAACTGCTTGGCACTTGTCTCAATTCCGCGGGAAGTTGCCCAGCGGATGATCCATTCCTGATCGAGCCAGCGCGTCACCAGGTCTGGCAGAAACCGATAGCCTGGGACGTTCTGCTCCATATATACGTTGATGCCGCCGTAGAAGAGGGTTTTCTCGCTGACGTCCTCTTCATCGACGCGAATCGGGGTATACATCGGCAGCAAATGGACATCGTGCCCCAGGTGATGCATGGCCCGGGCAACCGTGTTGTCGCGCATGCAGCTACCGCAAAACATGCCCGCCCCGCCGGCCGTAAGATAGGCGATGATCAATGGATCGCATGTTGAAGGATTAGCGTGATGCATCAGTTCACTGTTACTTAGGGGACTCGGCGAGTTGGGGTCTAGGTGTCGGCAGGAAATGAACGGCCAGCCAGACGAGCCCCAAAACGGTAAACCCAATCACTCCGGCAATTCGCAGAGGACCTTCTTTGAACACGATCAGTCCGTTGAATGCAATAAACAGGAAAAAACCGATCAGCCACTGCTCGTAGCGAGGGCTTCTGCCAGCATAGCCTTGCGGCGCAATCCACCACCACAACACATCCGCCACCCACAATATGGCCATGCAGTGATTGACGTAGATTCCTCCACCGAACCGCACCTTGAGCTTGTCGTAGGTTTGCTGGGCCGTATCGGCGTAGGCCGCGGCGTTGCTCCAGTCGTGGTAATAATGCATGCCAGCGGCGATATGTGCCAGGAACAGCACGCACGAGGCAGTCCAAATAACTCGCTGAATACCCTCGCTTATCGCCCACCACGGACGCACCATCCGCAACACGATACACACCATCAGCCCAATCAGG encodes:
- a CDS encoding glycosyltransferase family 4 protein, whose protein sequence is MHHANPSTCDPLIIAYLTAGGAGMFCGSCMRDNTVARAMHHLGHDVHLLPMYTPIRVDEEDVSEKTLFYGGINVYMEQNVPGYRFLPDLVTRWLDQEWIIRWATSRGIETSAKQLGALTLSVLKGKDGNQRKEAQRLAKWVAQELRPQVINFSNMMIAGTAPLLKEKVDCPILVTLQGDDIFMDDLPEPYRSQCFAQIRKLVEHVDGFIVFSHYYADYMAEYFGIPREKFHLVPLGIDLTDFPDHPHPHLTPDRPPTIGYLARMAPEKGLHVLVDAFMHLREIPGLEDAQLKIAGWAGPQQQLYLDEQFAKLRDSGHFGGCEYLGTVDRAGKLAFLRSIDVLSVPTVYREPKGLFVLEAWSAGVPVVQPDHGAFPELIAATGGGHLVPPEDPIALAEKLAEVLANRDSLRALGSSASEMVRAKFGANVAAAETIEIYRSMLDRKSG